In Nymphaea colorata isolate Beijing-Zhang1983 chromosome 5, ASM883128v2, whole genome shotgun sequence, one genomic interval encodes:
- the LOC116254865 gene encoding glutathione S-transferase-like, whose amino-acid sequence MGVKVYGLARSTPTTRPLVCLEEKGVDYELVPVNLAAGAHKQQPFFTLYPFGQIPVFEDGDLKLFESRAISKYVAHRYKDIGTDLLGTSPAEMYSVGVWLEVEAHQFNPAIQPMLYELFLKPSRGETPDTTLVEAQGVKLGKVLDVYEEILAKRKYLGGDVFSLADLHHLPCTHYIMLTPYASLIASRKHVNAWWEDISSRPTWKKVSASMKF is encoded by the exons atgggggTGAAGGTTTACGGTTTGGCGCGGTCGACGCCCACAACAAGGCCGCTGGTGTGCCTGGAGGAAAAGGGGGTCGACTATGAACTCGTGCCTGTTAATCTGGCTGCTGGTGCCCATAAGCAGCAGCCTTTTTTCACTCTTTAT CCTTTTGGTCAGATTCCTGTATTTGAGGATGGAGATCTCAAGCTTTTTG AGTCTAGGGCTATCTCAAAGTATGTGGCACACAGGTACAAGGACATTGGGACAGACTTGCTAGGCACCAGCCCGGCTGAAATGTACTCAGTGGGAGTCTGGCTAGAAGTAGAGGCTCACCAATTCAACCCAGCCATCCAGCCCATGCTTTATGAGTTATTTCTCAAGCCATCCAGGGGAGAGACGCCGGATACGACCTTGGTCGAGGCCCAGGGTGTGAAGCTCGGCAAGGTGCTCGACGTCTATGAGGAAATCTTGGCGAAGAGGAAGTACTTGGGTGGCGATGTCTTCTCCCTTGCTGATCTGCACCATCTTCCTTGCACTCACTACATTATGCTCACCCCTTATGCTTCCCTCATTGCTTCGCGCAAACATGTCAATGCCTGGTGGGAGGACATCTCTTCGCGCCCCACCTGGAAAAAGGTCTCGGCCTCCATGAAGTTTTGA